The Zygosaccharomyces rouxii strain CBS732 chromosome G complete sequence genome contains a region encoding:
- a CDS encoding OPT family oligopeptide transporter (similar to uniprot|O59822 Schizosaccharomyces pombe SPCC1840 SPCC965.02 protein and weakly similar to YJL212C uniprot|P40897 Saccharomyces cerevisiae YJL212C OPT1 Plasma membrane transporter that transports tetra- and pentapeptides and glutathione member of the OPT family), giving the protein MGWKSYLPGTKEFEDNYAPGNSGSDTANAGHGGSSTIEIPGNRMSPEGITENELLEKAPAYESTSHNLDEDEKEAPSISIKKAGDEDPYASSLSDSSSSLAAGVALDITRGDIDQVVEFEGMEENPPANTLRMWLMSIILSMVIAGIDSFFAFRFPSISIGPIVAQLISYPCGIIWARIMPNWKFSIGSKYTFELNPGNFSPQEQALVYLFCNTVIATGLLRNTQVEQIKFFKVDVGIGRFILFDMVGYLIAWGMAGLSIPMLVDREELIWPSVLSPSALINALHSGTKGSISDFKKPKFSFFMIAFAGSFVWYWFSDLIFPFIASLGAFPSWIRPKNKVLGQVFGVKNGLGLLPISFDWPTISNINNPLTTPVWAGVMIFASFFFWAWIVIPGLYYQNHWETAHLPLMSNKIFDKNGQSYQVKNVVNSKWELDLDKYKQYSPVYLPIGFLIQLALGLGGFSSMMIFFFWKFKSDVWDPFKQHSTKKTAHYKSAYNKFFVAAFIGSMVLGLALGFVFVEAWNRDTQIDSGGFIVSIIIGIVLYLPVALVESKSSFTLNMNGFFNVVGAFWYKGKPMATLYFLNFGYSIFQHAMHFTQGAKLGYYMKTPPRLTLFVLFVAGVWASLVTPSVTGYVLYHVGNVCTSNAHNNMVCRSQQTAFNTQIIWGLFGSHLFSTGGRYQFIMYFFLVGAGVALIVILMQWWRPRSRVWSHVSPTLLLSGAEDMPTSTGLHYGTWFMSILVFNFFIHRKRPQWWRKYNLILASALDCGVAIAAIIVYFAVTYTGGSSHYKWWATEVTSSSCDSKGCPYKSSKTIKVPQGLW; this is encoded by the coding sequence ATGGGTTGGAAAAGTTATCTTCCGGgaaccaaagaatttgaagacaACTACGCCCCAGGCAATTCTGGATCTGATACAGCAAATGCTGGCCATGGCGGCTCTTCGACAATTGAAATCCCCGGAAATCGTATGTCTCCAGAGGGTATAACCGAGAATGAACTCTTAGAAAAGGCTCCCGCGTATGAGAGCACCTCTCATAATTTGGATGAGGACGAAAAGGAAGCGCCAAGCATTTCTATAAAGAAGGCaggtgatgaagatcctTATGCTAGTTCCTTGAGCGATTCGAGCTCCTCCCTTGCTGCAGGCGTAGCTCTCGATATCACCAGAGGTGACATCGATCAAGTTGTGGAGTTTGAGGGAATGGAAGAAAATCCACCGGCTAATACTTTGAGAATGTGGTTAATGAGTATTATCCTCTCGATGGTTATTGCAGGTATTGATTCTTTCTTCGCGTTTAGATTTCCTTCTATTTCCATTGGTCCTATTGTAGCTCAGTTAATTTCGTACCCATGCGGTATCATTTGGGCTCGTATTATGcccaattggaaattctCTATTGGCAGTAAATATACGTTCGAACTGAACCCAGGTAACTTCTCACCACAAGAGCAAGCTCTAGTGTATCTGTTCTGTAACACGGTTATTGCAACTGGTCTCTTGAGAAATACCCAAGTGGAAcaaatcaaatttttcaaggTTGATGTTGGTATTGGCAGATTCATTTTATTCGACATGGTTGGTTACCTAATAGCATGGGGTATGGCGGGTCTATCCATTCCAATGCTAGTGGATCGTGAAGAATTAATTTGGCCATCCGTGCTAAGTCCCTCGGCTTTGATTAACGCTTTACACTCCGGTACTAAAGGTTCGATTTCCGATTTCAAAAAACCCAAATTCAGCTTTTTCATGATTGCGTTTGCAGGCAGCTTTGTTTGGTACTGGTTTTCAGACCTCATCTTCCCTTTTATCGCTAGTTTAGGAGCATTCCCATCTTGGATTAGACcaaaaaataaagtttTGGGACAAGTCTTTGGTGTTAAGAACGGGCTAGGATTgttaccaatttcttttgattgGCCAACGATTTCTAACATTAATAACCCATTAACTACACCAGTCTGGGCTGGTGTCATGATCTTTGCcagcttcttcttttggGCCTGGATAGTGATACCAGGTCTCTACTACCAAAACCACTGGGAAACCGCCCATTTGCCTTTGATGTCtaacaaaatttttgacaaGAATGGTCAAAGTTATCAAGTCAAAAATGTGGTCAACTCAAAATGGGAATtagatttggataaataTAAACAATACTCTCCAGTTTACCTTCCAATTGGGtttttgattcaattaGCATTGGGTCTTGGTGGATTTAGCTCTATGATgattttcttcttctggaaATTCAAGTCTGACGTCTGGGATCCATTCAAGCAACATTCAACAAAGAAGACTGCTCATTACAAGTCTGCATACAACAAGTTTTTTGTGGCTGCCTTCATTGGATCAATGGTATTGGGCTTGGCTCTAGGGTTTGTTTTCGTTGAAGCCTGGAATAGAGATACTCAGATCGATTCTGGTGGATTTATCGTTTCTATTATTATCGGTATTGTTCTCTACTTGCCTGTTGCTCTGGTTGAATCTAAATCATCATTTACTTTGAACATGAATGGTTTCTTCAACGTGGTGGGTGCCTTTTGGTACAAGGGTAAGCCAATGGCAACATTGTACTTCTTGAATTTCGGTTACTCTATCTTCCAACATGCAATGCACTTCACGCAAGGTGCTAAGTTGGGTTATTACATGAAGACACCTCCTAGATTAACCctctttgttcttttcgTTGCAGGTGTCTGGGCATCATTGGTTACTCCAAGTGTTACCGGTTACGTATTGTACCATGTGGGCAACGTTTGTACATCTAATGCGCATAACAACATGGTCTGCAGGAGTCAACAAACTGCATTTAACACTCAAATCATTTGGGGGCTATTCGGATCTCATCTTTTCAGCACTGGTGGTCGTTATCAATTTATCATGTATTTTTTCCTAGTTGGTGCTGGTGTCGCTCTAATTGTTATTCTTATGCAATGGTGGAGACCAAGATCTCGTGTCTGGTCACACGTTAGCCCAACATTGCTGTTATCAGGTGCTGAAGACATGCCAACATCCACCGGTCTTCATTACGGTACTTGGTTCATGTCAATCCTggttttcaatttctttatccACAGAAAGCGCCCTCAATGGTGGAGAAAATACAACTTAATTCTTGCCAGTGCTCTTGACTGCGGTGTCGCCATTGCAGCTATCATTGTCTATTTCGCCGTCACATACACTGGCGGTAGTTCGCATTACAAATGGTGGGCAACGGAAGTGACATCCTCAAGTTGTGACAGCAAGGGATGTCCATACAAGTCAAGTAAGACTATAAAAGTACCACAAGGCCTATGGTGA
- a CDS encoding uncharacterized protein (similar to uniprot|P53183 Saccharomyces cerevisiae YGL039W and similar to uniprot|P53111 Saccharomyces cerevisiae YGL157W), giving the protein MTVLVTGANGFIAQHIVHALLQQDYQVIGTTRTEDKAKRLLEHFEGNRKLKFEIVPDFTPLNAFDSVFKKYGKEIDIVLHTAATIPSPRGDSYKKNIALPTLEGTKNIINAIRKYGNGTVKHLVVTSTAGSILDFSKMQDSSVTFTEKDWNPVTLDQADSNPYLAYMAGKKYAELEVWNFAKENICKVTTIHPPFVFGPWRFDDYAKDGLPPSNQVTESIIHSSAGEPLTFERKSHFADVRDVANVHLLAFQKESVSGHRLIPNGGKFTPQLVANILNADFPQLEGKISKGPKPGDSDDDIGAQFDTTISDKILNIEYKGLEESIYDTAAQVLRVEGRW; this is encoded by the coding sequence ATGACCGTTTTAGTGACTGGTGCCAATGGGTTCATCGCTCAACACATTGTGCATGCATTATTGCAACAAGACTATCAAGTAATCGGGACTACTAGAACTGAGGACAAAGCTAAGCGTCTTTTGGAGCATTTTGAAGGAAATCGtaaattaaaatttgaaatcgtTCCTGATTTTACTCCTCTCAATGCCTTTGACAGTGTCTTCAAAAAATATGGGAAGGAGATCGATATAGTTCTCCACACAGCTGCAACTATTCCAAGTCCTAGAGGAGACAgttataaaaaaaatattgcGCTTCCTACCCTTGAAGGTACCAAGAATATTATTAATGCGATTAGAAAGTATGGTAATGGTACTGTCAAACATTTAGTTGTCACTTCAACCGCAGGTTCAATACtagatttttccaaaatgcAAGATAGCAGTGTCACATTTACAGAGAAAGATTGGAATCCGGTGACTCTGGACCAAGCAGATTCAAATCCCTATTTAGCATATATGGCTGGTAAAAAATATGCCGAATTGGAAGTTTGGAATTTTGCCAAGGAGAACATTTGTAAAGTGACAACAATACATCCCCCTTTCGTCTTTGGTCCCTGGAGGTTCGATGATTATGCCAAGGATGGCTTACCACCTTCTAATCAAGTGACTGAATCTATAATCCATTCTTCTGCTGGTGAACCACTAACATTTGAACGGAAATCACACTTTGCCGATGTGCGTGATGTTGCAAATGTACATTTATTAGCTTTCCAAAAGGAATCTGTCTCGGGTCATAGATTGATTCCCAACGGCGGTAAGTTTACTCCACAATTGGTTGccaatattttgaatgcCGATTTCCCTCAGCTAGAGGGTAAGATTAGCAAGGGTCCCAAGCCTGGTGATAGTGACGATGACATTGGCGCCCAATTTGACACAACGATATCCGACAAAATTTTAAATATTGAATATAAAGGTTTGGAAGAATCCATCTATGATACTGCTGCTCAAGTTTTAAGAGTTGAAGGCAGATGGTAG
- the RTA1 gene encoding Rta1p (similar to uniprot|P53047 Saccharomyces cerevisiae YGR213C RTA1 involved in 7-aminocholesterol resistance) codes for MQYYSYTPEKAAAIAFAIIFGLLVVVSFFFIIHMTRNMKEFTVPRQYKKIQLLGSYLPLLVGCILEVIGYAARCFNPNLLVPYIIQSVFILIAPAYYAATTYMLFGKIAHLLFAEKLLILPAKYNTLIMVLGDIFSLLLQASGGGLMANQSSANLGSHIVIGGLFVQIAFFGLFISNEFLFLMKIHKVPCEFVKPTKNAVVLINLLLLGSILIFIRSIVRTAEFIEGYDGVIMTHEWFLYVFDATPMFLTSLIYTLSMPWCNIFKIQEESTEVQQNSNIAGLPLNMIPKDINFENKNGFEEYSSYIF; via the coding sequence ATGCAATACTATAGTTATACGCCAGAAAAAGCTGCGGCCATTGCCTTTGCAATAATTTTCGGATTGTTGGTAGTGgtttccttcttttttatcATCCATATGACAAGAAATATGAAAGAATTTACGGTCCCCAGACAGTACAAGAAAATACAATTATTAGGATCGTATCTACCACTCTTGGTGGGCTGTATTTTGGAAGTTATCGGTTATGCGGCGAGATGTTTTAATCCAAATTTGTTAGTGCCATATATTATTCAATCGGTTTTTATATTAATTGCACCAGCGTATTATGCAGCTACTACTTACATGCTATTCGGTAAAATCGCACATCTTCTATTCGCTGAAAAACTGCTAATTTTGCCCGCCAAATATAACACTCTAATCATGGTCCTAGGCGATATTTTCAGTTTACTTTTACAAGCATCCGGGGGAGGGTTAATGGCTAATCAATCCAGCGCTAATCTGGGCTCGCATATTGTTATCGGTGGGCTGTTTGTCCAAATCGCATTCTTTGGGTTATTCATTAGCAACGAATTTCTCTTCCTAATGAAAATTCATAAGGTTCCATGCGAATTTGTCAAGCCAACGAAAAATGCTGTTGTCCTGATTAATTTGCTTTTGCTGGGTAGTATCTTAATTTTTATTAGGTCCATTGTAAGAACGGCCGAATTTATCGAGGGATATGACGGAGTTATTATGACACACGAATGGTTTCTTTATGTGTTTGACGCTACCCCCATGTTTTTAACCTCGCTGATTTATACACTTAGCATGCCATGGTGCAATATTTTCaagattcaagaagaatctACTGAGGTTCAACAGAATTCCAATATCGCTGGCTTACCACTTAACATGATTCCCAAGGATATTAACTTCGAAAACAAAAATGGCTTTGAGGAATATTCATCATATATCTTTTAA